The Acidobacteriota bacterium genome segment TCCGAAGAGCTCCGATTCGATCAGGTCTTCGGGGATCGCCGCGCAGTTGACCCGGACGAAGGGCCGATCCCGGCGATCGGAAGCCTGGTGGATCGCCCGCGCGACGAGTTCCTTGCCCGTCCCGGACTCTCCTGTGATCAGGACCGTCGCCTGCGTCGGCCCGGCCTTGCGGATCATCTCCCGCACCCGGCGCATGGGAGGGCTCTCGCCCACCATGCGCCAGCGCTCTTCTTCGTGTTCACTGCGGGCGCGTACTTCTTCGCGCAGGCGCGAGCGTTCGAGAACACCCTCGACACGACGCAGCACGACCTCCCGCTCGAGGGGTTTTTCGAGGAAATCCTGCGCCCCGGCCCGCAGCGCCTCGACGGCGGTGCGGATCGTCGCATGCCCCGAGATCATCAGGATCGGCACGTCCGCACCGGCCTGTCGGATCCGGCGCAGGGCCTCGAGACCGTCGAGACCCGGCATACGAATGTCGAGCAGGAGAACGTCCGGCGGACGGGTGAGGGTCATCCTCACGGCTTCCTCACCGCCCGCCGCCTCGGATACGCGATAACGGTCCTCGTCCTCCAGAACGACCCTCAGGCTCTCGCGAATGGCCTTCTCGTCATCGGCGACGAGAACCAGGGGGGGCTTACCCCCTTCCCGGGGAGCCATCGGTCATTCGTCGCCGGAGGGCGCCCGGAAGAAGACCAGGATCTTGTCCCCTCCGGAAAAGGCGATGCGGGCCTTGACCACCTGCCCCGGCTTGACCTTCGCCGCGGCCTTTCGGTATTCGTCGAGGGTGCGCACCGGCATGTCGTTGATATCCATCAACACCTGGCCCTCACGCAGGCCCTTTTCGTAGGCGTTGGAAGCCACGTCCACGTGGGTGATCAGCACGCCGCGGATGCCGGCCTTCTCGAGGCTCTCGCGCATCGAACGCGGCAGCGGGGTGACGGAAATGCCCAGGTCGGTCACCTGTCCTTCTTCGTCAGGCTCTTCCTCCATCGCGGGCGGGGGCTCGTCGCCGGCGGTGGGACGCACACCGAGTTCGACACTGACCTCGACCTCGTGACCGTCACGCCAGATCGTCAGCTTCACCGTTTCACCGGGGGCCTTGGAGGCAATGCGATCGACCAGGTGGGCCGAATCCTTCACCTCGTTGCCGTCGACAGCGAGGATCACGTCGTCTTCCTGGATTCCCGCTTTGTCCGCCGGCATGCCCTTCTCGACACGGGCCACGTAGGCACCGCGACGCCGATCGAGGCCGAGATAGTCGGCCCGCTCCTCGTCCACCGGCTGAACGGACACGCCCAGGTAGCCACGCTTGACCGTGCCGGTACGAACCAACTGGTCCAGCACCGGCTTGACCTTGGAGATCGGCAGGGCGAAACCGATGCCCTGAATCGTGTTGGCCGCGCCGCTCATCAGGGGATTGCCCGCGCCGCGAATGATCGCCGTGTTGATGCCCACGACCTCACCGCGCGCATTGAGCAGGGGGCCGCCCGAATTGCCGAAGTTGATCGCGGCGTCGGTCTGGATGTAGGAGCCCAAGTCCCGTGGATCGAAGTTGATCTGTCGACCCTTGCCGCTGACCACGCCGACGGTCACACTCGAACGAAAGTCGATCGGGTTGCCGATGGCCACGACCCACTCGCCCACCCTCAGCGCCTCGCTGTCGCCCAGGGGCAGGGCGGGAAAACCCTTGCCTTCGACCTTCAGCAGGGCCAGATCCAGGGCCGGATCGATACCCACCAGCTTGGCCGGGTAGCTGTTGTCGTCGACATCCCAGACCTCGAGGCGATCCGCGCCATCGACGACGTGCCGGTTGGTCAGCAGGTAGCCGTCCTCGGTGATGAAGAAACCGGAGCCGCTGGACTCCTGACGCCGCTCAGGCGCGCGCTCCGGCGCCTGCCCATCGCCGAAGGGTTCCCGGAAGAAACGACGAAAGAAGGGCAGCTGGGCGTGGGGGTCCTCCCGCGTGATGGTGGTGTTACGCACCAGGACCACCGACGGGATCGCCCGCTCCGCCAGGTCGGCGAAAGAAGGGGCCACCACCGCGGAAGCCGGCGAGGGGGGGGGAGCGAGCTGGAGTTCCTGGGCCGAGACCGCACCCCAGGGCCCGAGCACGGCCACGCCGGCCACCGCACCGGTCAGCACCGCAGCCGTCAACAAAATGGTCAGAACGACGAATTGTCCGCGACTCATGAACTCAACCTCCCGGGGCGCCGGTCCTGTGGCCCGGCCCCCTTGCTGGCGATTCCCGACTCCAGACTGCCCTCCGGCGGGAAATCGTGCCAACCACTCATTCAACCCCCGTGTCCGATTCGGTGACGGCATAGCCGTCTTTGCGGTATTGCTTGATCTTGCGCTGGAGAGTCCGCAGTCCGATGCCCAGCATCTCCGCGGCCTGGGTTCGGTTGCCGGCGGTGATCTCGAGGGTCCGCAGGATGGCCTCCCGCTCCACTTCCTCCATGGTCTTGCCCGCCAGGCCCGTGGAAGAGGGGCCGAGGAACGTCCCCAACGCGGGTAAGACTTCTCCCACGCTGCCGCGCACCTCTTCGGGCAGGTGATGGGGCTCGATCCGCTGACCCGCGTGGAGAATCACGAAGGACTCCATCAGGTTGCGCAACTCTCGTACGTTGCCCGGCCAGGCGGCGCGCTTGAGGACCTGCAGCGTCTCCGGTGTCAGTTCGGGCGCCGGACGATCGTTCTCGTCGGCGAAGCGATCGATGAAACTCGCCGCCAGCACGGGGATGTCTTCCGGCCGCTCCCGCAGCGGTGGGATCCGCAGGGTGACGACGGCCAGCCGGTAGTAGAGATCCGCACGGAATTGCCCGGCCTCGGCCATCGCCAACAAATCCCGGTTGGTCGCCGCCAGCAGGCGCACATCGACCCGCATCTCCTGGGTGCCGCCGACCCGCATGAAGGTCTGGGACTCGAGAACCCGCAACAACTTGCTCTGCAGCGGCAAAGGCAGTTCACCGAGTTCGTCGAGGAAGAGCGTTCCCCGATCGGCCAGCTCGAACTTGCCCGGCTTGCGTGCCTGGGCCCCGGTGAACGCTCCGCGTTCGTGGCCGAAGAGTTCGGATTCGAGGATCTCGGCCGGAATCGCCGCGCAGTCCACCGGCAGGAAGGTCTCCCGACTGCGCGGAGAATGGCGATGGATCGCCCGGGCTACGAGTTCCTTGCCCGTACCGGACTCTCCGAGGATCAGTACCGAGGACCGGGCGGCGGAAACCTGCTGGATCTTGCGGAACAGTTCCAGCATGGGAGGCGAGGTGCCGATCATGCCTTCGAACGACCCCTGGCTGTCGAGCGTGCTGCGCACGGCCCGGTATTCGCTGATCTCCCGGGCGAGCTGGACCTTTTCCACCAGGTGGCGCACCCGGGCCCGCAGAAGATCGATATTTTTCACCGGCTTTTCGAGGAAGTCGGCGGCCCCGTCCTTCATCGCCCCCACCGCCGTCTCCACCGATCCGAAGGCCGTGATCATCAGCACGCCGACGTCGGGAACCATCTCCCTCGCCCGACGCAGGACCTCCAGGCCGTCGAGGCCCGGCATACGCAGATCGGTGATGACCAACTCCACGTCCGGGTGTTCGCGCAGGAAAGCCAACGCCTCGAGGCCGTCGCCGAAAGCGTCGACCTGGTAGTCCACCCGGCGCAGGGCCTTGGCCATGGCGATTCTCCCGCCGGCATCGTCATCGACGATGATGATCCGCCCCTTGACCTTGTCCTTCATGCCTCCATCTCCAACCAGCGGGCGAGCGTCGGCCAGTCCACGACGCGGATGCCGAGTTCGCGCGCCCGCGACAGTTTGCCGCCAGGGTCTTCGCCGGCGACCAGCAGGTCCGTCTTGGCGCTGACGGCGGCGGTGACCTTCGCGCCGGCTTCTTCGAGTCGCTGTTTGACCTCGCCCCGCGGCCGCGGCAAGGTTCCCGTCAGAACCACTCTCTTGCCGGCCAACGGGTGGGCCGACGACGCAGCGGCGGGCGGCGCCGGGCGGCCGCCGACCCCCGCCTCGACCAGCCGGCGAGTCCATTCCCGTGTCGCAGGACACCGGAAGAAACTCACCACCGAACGCGCCGTGACCGGCCCGATATCTTCGAGCGCGGCCAGACGCTCCTCGGCGTCGTCCGCTTCCACCGCGGACAGGATTTCCCCGAGGGAGCCGAAGGCGCGGGCGAGTGTCAGGGCCGCCCCCCCTCCCACGTGGCGGATACCCAGGGCCGCCAGGACTCGCTGCAGGGGTTGCCGGCGGCTGGCATCGATCTGCGCCAGCAGATTGGCAGCGGACTTGCTCCCCATCCGCTCGAGCCGGGCCAGGGTCGCCTCGTCGAGGCCATAGAGATCCGCCACGCTGCGCACCAGGCCCCGGGCCACGAGCTGTTCGATCAGCGCGGGACCAAGGCCCTCGATGTCCATCGCCGAGCGCCTGGCGAAGTGACGCAGGGATTCCTTGAGCCGTGCCGGGCAGTCCGGGGCGACACAGCGCAGGGCCACCTCGCCGGGGGTGGCCACCACGTCACCCCCACAAGCCGGGCAACGCTCGGGGGGCTCGATGACGCGCACGTCTTCCCCGCGCCGAGACAGCACGGGGCCGACCACCTTGGGAATCACCTCGCCGCCCTTTTCGACGATCACCACGTCACCGACGCGGATATCCTTGCGGGCGATCTCCTCGAAATTGTGCAACGTGGCACGGGAGACGCGACTGCCCGCCAGGAGCACCGGCTCGAGGCGGGCGACGGGAGTCAGGACTCCCGTGCGTCCCACCTGCACGTTCACGTCCAGCAGTCGGGTGGTCGCCTGCTCGGCGGGATACTTGAAGGCGATCGCCCAACGGGGGGCGCGAGCCGTGGCTCCGGCCTGTTGCTGGAGACTCAACGCGTCGACCTTGACCACGATGCCGTCGACCTCGTAGGGCAGCCCCCCCCTCTCTTCGGCCCAACGCCGGATGTAGGCGCAGACCTCGCCGAAATCCCCAAGCACACGCCGATGGGGATTGGTCGGCAACCCGCAGCTCTCGGCCAGGTCCAGGCCGCGGCTGTGGGATTCGATCCGCCGGCCATCGACGCGAAGCACCTGCCAGAGCTGGATCGCCAGGGGCCTCCGGGCGACGAGAGCCGGATCTTGCAGGCGCAGCGTGCCCGCCGCGGCGTTGCGGGGATTGGCGAAGGGCGCCTGCCCGGCCTTCTCCCGCTCCCGGTTGAAGGCCTCGAAGTCTTGCCGCGGGAAGTAGACCTCTCCCCGGGCGACCAGCTCGCGCACGCCGCCCCCCAGGCGCAGCGGCAGCGAGCGGATGGTGCGGACGTTGGGGGTGATCTCCTCACCCACCCGCCCATCTCCGCGGCTGACGGCCCGGACCAGTTTGCCGTCCTCGTAGAGCAGGTCCACCGAAACCCCGTCGATCTTGTGCTCCACCGACCAGAGGGGCACGCTCCGGCCACCGAGAACACGCTCGAGACGCTGCTTCCACTCCCGCAGTTCATCCTCGCTGTAGACGTTGTCCAGCGAGAGCATGGGCACTTCGTGGCGCACCTGGGGGAACTCCCCCTCCACGGGGTGCCCGACCCGGCGCGTGGGCGAATCGTCGGTGATCAGCGCGGGGTAGCGCTCTTCGAGACGGCGCAGTTCCTGTTCGAGCGCGTCGTATTCGCCATCGCTGATCTCGGGTCGCGCCTCGACATAGTACAGGGCGCGGTGGCGCCAGAGCTCATCCCGCAGCCACTGGACCCGCGAACGGACTTCCGCGGGAATCCCGCTCATGCCGGATCCCCGCCGGCCGGCACCCCGGCGTCGGGAGTTTCCAGCGGCTCGACCTCGTCCACCAGGGCGGAGGGCAGGATGATCGTGAAACAGCTTCCCTTGCCCTTTGCGCTGACGACTTCGATCCTGCCCCCGTGGGCCTGGACGAAGCGCTGGGCGATGGGCAGCCCGAGACCGGTGCCCGCCGGCTTCTTCGACCAGAACACGTCGAAGATCTGCTCCCGCTCCTTTTCGGGTATACCGGGGCCCTGGTCACAGACCTGGATCCGCGCTTCACCCTGTGCCGTGGCCCCCACGCGCACTTCCACGCGCCCCCCGGCATCACTGACCTCCAGGGCGTTCTGGAGAATATTGAGCAAGGCCTGGCGAATCTGGCCGGCGTCGACCTTGATCGTGGGCGCACCTTCCTCGTGGATCAGCCCGAGGTCTACCAGGGCCGCTTCGAACTGGGGCTGGACGAAGCGCACCACATCCGCCACCAGGTCCACCGGCGCCACCTCCCGCCGCTGAGCCCGTGTCGGTCGGGCGAAGGCGAGGAAGTCCTTGACCAGCCGTTCGAGGCGCAGCACCTCCTCGCGGCTCGAGCGCAAGAGGATCACGGCCTCCTCGTCCACGCAGCCTTCGGCGATTTCTTCCTCGAGCATCTGCAGGTTGATGTTCATCGCGTTGAGGGGATTGCGGATCTCGTGGGCCAGACCCGAGGCGAGAGTGCCGATATAGGCCAGGTTCTCGGCCTGCTGGGTCTCCCGCTCCAGGCGCCGGGTCCGCTGAATCAGGCGCAGCACGTAGAGGAAGGCGACGACCAGCAGCAGCAGGCTGATCAGCCCGCCGGCGAGGAGAATGAAAACCGACTCGCGGCGCAGCCGGCCGACCTCCCGACTCATCACGTCGGGGGCTACGCCCAGCAGCAGGGTCCCCCGTCCGCCCCCCAGGGGAACCTGCAGCGCCCGCTCGGAACGCGAGCCCACGAGACGGATCTGCTGACCCGAGAGCAGGCTCGGCAGCAACGGGGGCGGCGAGTCGGGACTGGGCGGCGCGGCACCGGAAAAGGCCTGGCCGATCAGGGAGATCCGCCCGCCACTACCGATGGGGCGGTCCATGTGGAGCAGCAAGCGGCCGTCGGGAGTCAGCACGTCCAGGCTTTCGACGATCTGGATCCGCGAAAGCTCCTCTCCGATCACCTGGGCCAGCACGTCCTTCCGACGCTGCACTCTGACGTAGTCGATGTTGCCCGCCGGCCCCACTTCCTCGGCGATGATCCGCGCGAGATTTCCCGCCTGGTCCAGGGTGTCGAGCAGCTTGGTCTGGATCATGCGCTGGTCGAACTGGTGGAAGTAGAGCCAACCGATGATCCCCACGTTGGCCGACACCAACACCAGGTAGAGCAGCACGGCCCGCAGGAGCAGTCGACGGACCTGGCGATCGGAAGACGACGCGGCGCCTCTGGGGATCAACAGGGCTTCTCCCGGCGTCGCCCCGGGCCTTGGGGGCGAACACCCGCGGGGGATTGTGCCGGCTCCCGGGCTCGGCGTCAAATCGGCGTACCCTTTTGGGGACAAACTCCGGGTTTTCCCCCCGCCAGGATCGGAATTTGACGGTATCCTCTAGGGGCAGCTCCGATGGAGATCTCGGGGAAGAAGCGGCGAGCTATCCTGGGCGGCGGAGATGCTGCTGATTTGCCGCAAGAAGCGCCCATCCCGACGCAACGGGCATGGCGTCCGTGGTACATGTTCCAGCGGAGGTGGGCAACATGGGTCACGCGGCAGTGAGCAGGCGACTGGACCGCCGCCCCTCGAAAGGGGCGTCGATGGCGGAGCTCAAAGGCAGCCCCAGGCTCGGAGGCTACCTCCGAAGCTTGAGGGTCGGCTACGGCTACTCCTTGCGCAAAGTCGAGGAAAAGGCCCGCATGCATGGGGGAGAGATCGACAACTCCCAGCTCTCCCGCTATGAAAAGGGGGTTTGCTACCCCTCCTTCGACAAGCTGCGCACTCTGGCCCGGATCTTCAACGTCTCGATCCAGACGTTCTCGGACGTGGTCGATCTCGAAGAGCTCGAAAAGCACCTCCCCGAGGGCGACGACGCGATCGAGCTGATGAAGGCGGGCCATGCCGAGTTCCATCTTGGCGACTACGGGCGCGCCTACGCCCACTACCAGAAGGCGCGCACCCTGATCGAACAGGGCTGCGACGACGATCCCGCCGGAGAACAGGCACGCTTCATCGCCAAGGCACGGTTGGCCTCGGCCATCGTGCTCTACCGCATGGGCAAGGTTTCCCTCAGCGAATACGAAATTCGCCAGCTCCTCCGGCTGGGCAAGCACCTCGAAGAGGGCACCCTGGTCCGGGCCCTGCTGCAGCTGAGCAATGTCCACAGCAGCTTCGGAGACTTCCTCCTGGCCGAGATGGAAGCCACCCGCTCGCTGGAAATCGCCCGGCGCGCGGATGACCGGCTCCTGACCGCCCAGTCCCACCACGCCCTGGGCCGGATCTTCCAGGACCGGAAGGACCTCGACCTGGCCCTCGAGCACCTGCACGAGGCCCTCAAGCTCTACCGGGAGCTGAAGGACGATCACGAGGCCCTCAAGGTCAAGCTGAACCTGGGGCCGATCTACGCCGCCCGGGGCCAAGTCCGCGAAGGCGTGCGCCTGCTGATGGACGCCCGCGACGAGGCCCGGCGGCAGGGACACCGCTGGACCGTCGCCTCGGCCTGCGCCTGGCTGGCGGAGACTTTCTTCCGCAGCGGCGATTTCGCCAAGGCTCGCCAGTATCTCCGCGAATCCAATGCCATCGCCTCCAACGGTGAGGTGCAATACGTCGACATCCTCTTCCTCAATGCCTACTACCTGTGGAAGGTGTCGCTGGCCGAAGACAACAGCGCCGAGGCGAAGATCGCCCTCGGCCGGATGAAATACCTGCGCCCGCACCTCGAGCAGAACCTGCCGGAGGTCCGGGACTTCGATCGCTTCATTGAGAAAGGGGGCAAGAAATGACCCGCCGGCTGGTTCTCCTCACGATGATGCTCTCCCTGGCCACCCTGCCTGCGCTGGGCGCGTCCGCTCCCGGGGGCATGCTGCCCCACGACAAGGCTCCCTACTACCTCGGCCCCACCGACGGCCCCATCTCGATGACCGTCGATCCCACGGGCACCATGTGGGCCGTCTGGGCCTACGACAACGGCGCCGAGACGGACATCGCCATAACCCGCTCTATCGGTGACACATGGTCGGTTCCGGTGCTGGTCGGCGTGTACAACCGGCGGGACGACCGGGATCCCCGCATCGCCTTCATGGCCGACGGCACGCCGGTACTGGGCTGGTGGCAGGCCGGCGCCGACGACGATCCGACCTCCTTCGACCGGGTCCTGCTCTCCTTCTTCCTCGACGGTGAGTGGAGCGCCCCGGTCCAGCTCAGCCTGCCCGACGCCCACGGACGGCAGCCCAACTTCTTCGATACGGGCGCGGACCTGGAAGTCGGCTTCCTCCAGATCGACCCGGCGACCGGACGCTCCGAGATCGACATCCGCCCGGTGGAAAAGCCCCGCCCGGGAGGCGGCACCAACGGCCCGGATCCACTCCCCACCTTCACCATCGGTGGTGACGAGGAGGTTCCGGAAGGCGGCACGGGCGACAACACCCGGTCCAGCGGCTGAACCTCCCCCGACCCCCCTTTGTGCCCTTCCTCGGGCACGTGGAACGGCGGCCCCGGCCGCCGTTCGCCGTGTCACGGCCGGAAGGGTCCGCCATGAGCCGGTTTTCCTCGTTGACATCGGAATGGCTTTTCCGTAGCATCCCCGTGGGAAGAAGTGGGAAAAGGTGGAACCAAGTGGCCCATACTGGGTGGACCATGCGGTTTCTCCACCGGGACGGTGCCCGGAACGCCCCGCAATCCTTCGCTGTTTTCCGCTGCTCTCGGAGCGGAGGGCACTGGAGCTTCGATGCTGCGCGGCCACGCCAGGGCGAAAGTTGATAGTAAGGGGCGTCTGAAGATCCCCGCGGAGTTCCTCGAGACATTCCTGGAACTCAGCGGCGAGAGTCGGCGTGTCTTCGTCACCTCCCGCGACGGCCGGCGAGCCCTGATCTACCCCCTGCCGGTCTGGGAGCGGCTCGAAGCGAAGATTCTCGAACTCCCCACCACCCGGCCTTCAGTGGACCTCTACCTCCAAACCACCAGCTTCTGGGGCCGGGAAAGCACCGTGGACGCCAGCGGTCGGGTGCTGGTGCATCCCCTGCTCCGGGAGGCAGCCTCGATCTACGGAGACGTCTCGGTTTTCGGTAAGCAGCAGATTCTCGAAGTCTGTGATTTCGAACTCTTCCGACACTCGCCCCCGGTCCTGAGCCCCGAGGCTCTGACGGAACTGGCCGAGTTCGGGATCTGAGAAGTGCTCGAAGGGACAGCACGGATGGCCCCAGAGGGTTTCGTCCATCGGCCGGTCATGGTCGCCGAGGTCCTGCAGGCCCTGGCCCCGGGCCCGGGTCGACTGCTCGTGGACGGCACGGTCGGCCTCGGGGGCCACGTGGAAGCCTGGATGGAGGCCTGCGGCGGCGAAGGTCGCGCGGTCGGCATGGATCGGGACGCCTCGGCCCTGGAAGTCGCTCGATCGAGACTCGGCCACTGGGGAGCGCGGGTTCGGCTCGTCCACGGAGACTACCGCCAGGCGGACCGGCACCTCGACGAGTTGGGCATCGAAAGCGCCGATGCCGTCCTGCTCGACCTGGGACTCGGTTCCCACCAGCTCGAGGATCCGGAGCGGGGTTTCTCCTTCCGCCACGAGGGCCCCCTCGACATGCGCTTCGACCGGGACTTGCCGGGACGCCGGGCGGCGGAGATCCTGGCCCACTCCAGCCCGCTGGAACTGGAAGCCATCTTTCGGGACTACGGCGAGGAGCGCGCGGCCCGCAAGCTGACCCGGGTGATCGTCGAACATCGCCAGCGGCGCCCCCTGTCCACCACCACCGAGCTGGCGGACCTGGTCCGCCGGGCCCTCGGGCCCGGGCACCGGGGGCGCATCGACCCCGCCACCCGCGTCTTTCAGGCCCTGCGCATCGCCGTCAACGACGAACTCGACGGCCTGGGCCGGGCCATCGAAATGCTGACCCGCCGGCTGCGCCCCGGCGGCCGCATCGCGGTGATCTCCTTCCACAGCCTCGAGGACCGCATCACCAAGGGCACCCTGCGCCGGCTGGCCACGGCCCGGCACCGGCAGCCGGACGATCCGCCCGGAACGGAGGCCGTCGCCCCCCTGCTCGACCTCGAGGTGCGCCGGGTGACCATGGCCTCGGACGACGAGGTCGCGGCCAATCCCCGCTCCCGGTCGGCCCGGCTGCGGTGGGGGATCCGCCGATGAGCCTGCCGGCAGGCGTGATCAACCGGCCGCCGCTGGCCGCACCGCATCCGGTCGTACTCGGCCGGCTGGCGCGCATCGCCCTGGTCACTCTCCTGCTGGCCGCCCCCCTGATCACCCAGGTCGCCCTGCAGACCCGCGGCGTCCGCTGCCGCTACGAGACCATCGACCTCGAGCGGCGCCTCGAGCAACTCCACCTCGAGCGGCGCAGCCTGATCGCCCGCCGCGCAGAACTGCTCGACCCTGCTCGTCTCCGGCGCGAAGCCCGCCGCCTGGGACTGGTGCCCGGGCACGCCGACCAGAGACCCTTCGTCCTGGCCGCCGGCCGGGAGGCCTCCCCATGAACCCGGCCCCCCGCGGTCACCGGCGCCAGTGGCTGCTCCTGGGCGTTTTCATGCTCGGGGGCGTTCTGATCTCCGCACGCCTGGTGCAGCTCCAGGTCCTCCTCCAGCCCTACCTGGAGGCTCGCGCCGAACGCAACGCCACCGGCAAGGTGACGATTCCCGGCCCCCGTGGACGTATTCTCGACCGCCGGGGCCAGGTGCTGGCGATCTCGGTGCCGACCCACGTGCTGCTCGCCCGGCCGTCTCACCTCTCCCGCAAGGGCATGAGACTGCTCGAGAGGGCCGCCGGCACGCCCGACCGGCTCACCCGGAGAGCCCATCGGGACAACTGGATCCCCGTCACCCGCACCTGCGACCAGCGTTGCAAGGCGGCGGTGCTCGATGGTGTGGACAAGGGCATCGTCGACCGCAGGGCGGTCCACCTCGAGCCCAGTTTCCAGCGCCGCTACCCCTACGGCAGCCTGGCGGCCCACGTGCTGGGATTCGTCAACCGGGACGGCGTTCCTGAAGGCGCCGAGCGGGAATTCGACGACCTGCTGCGCGGGAACAAGAGGGAGCTGCTGCTCGAGCGGGACGCCCGGCTTCAGGTCCTCGGATCCCGCAGCCAGGGACAACAGCAGGTTCCGCCCTCCTCGGTGATGCTGACCCTCGACCTGCGTATTCAGCAGCGCCTGGAAGAGGAACTCCGCCGCGGTGTCGAGCGCCATGCGGCACGGCGAGCCATGGGCGTCGTCCTCGACCCTCGCAACGGCGAGGTCCTGGCCATGGCGAGCTATCCCACCTACGATCCCAATCGTTTCAGCCGGGGCGTCGAGTACCATCGCAACCTGGTCATCGGCCACGCCTTCGAACCCGGCTCGGTGATCAAACCTCTGACCGCGGCCGCGCTGGTCGAGAACGGGGCCGTCTCCCCCGAGCAAGCCGTCTACTGCGAGCGAGGACGCTGGTACTGGAAGAACGAAGGTCGCGGCCGCCCGATTCGTGATCACCACCCCCACGAGTGGCTGACTCTGCCCCAGGTCCTGGAGGTCTCGAGCAACATCGGCATCGCCAAGCTCTCCCTCAGGCTCAGCGAGTC includes the following:
- a CDS encoding penicillin-binding protein 2, with the protein product MNPAPRGHRRQWLLLGVFMLGGVLISARLVQLQVLLQPYLEARAERNATGKVTIPGPRGRILDRRGQVLAISVPTHVLLARPSHLSRKGMRLLERAAGTPDRLTRRAHRDNWIPVTRTCDQRCKAAVLDGVDKGIVDRRAVHLEPSFQRRYPYGSLAAHVLGFVNRDGVPEGAEREFDDLLRGNKRELLLERDARLQVLGSRSQGQQQVPPSSVMLTLDLRIQQRLEEELRRGVERHAARRAMGVVLDPRNGEVLAMASYPTYDPNRFSRGVEYHRNLVIGHAFEPGSVIKPLTAAALVENGAVSPEQAVYCERGRWYWKNEGRGRPIRDHHPHEWLTLPQVLEVSSNIGIAKLSLRLSESQLHRALQRFGLGRRTGIDLPAEARGTLRSPDRWRGRDRLAVAFGHNVSATVLQLATAYGALAHGGRLPVPTIARAWADPQGRWHALEHRSGSVQAVSGNTARRISAWLEAVVVGEHGTAHRAAVPGYRVAGKTGTAEKIVKGVYDRRRNISTFAGFAPVTDPAVVVVITIDEPSRAGRDAGTVAAPVFSAVMAETLRLLRIPPTDPATPTMVAARYRKRP